TTGCCTTTATCCTTTCTCCCAAATTATTCATCTTTTCATAATCAACATCCAATGCTCCATAAAGCATAGATTTTTCAAACAAAGGCATACTTACATACCTTGTTTTATTTTTAGTTAAGAGCTTTCTAAAGCTCGTATGTGATGTTGAGAAATTTGTAATTGAGATTAAAATATCTGGTGGGTTTAAAATATCTATCTCCATAGGTTCTTTTCTTTTTATTCTTTCAAATGTTTCCCTGTCTATCTTAAATCCTGCCTCTTTCCATACATTCTCTGGCGGCTCCTCTCCGTGGGATAAAAGGGGAGGATACAGGCAAAGGTTGGTATTAACCTTAAGATTTTTTCCTACATCCCTAAAAAGAATGGCTGTCTCGCTTATCTCATTATTGAAGCAATCGCTTATTATAAGGATATTTTCATTATCCTTTGCATCCAGGTTTATTTTGTATATTTGTTCAATTTTATCCATTTGCTCTTTGGTTATAGAAACATTAATACTTGAAAACCAATTTTATTTCAGTATATAAATGGATATTGGAATATGCCACCATTTTCTGTGGTTATCAAAAATTCTTTTATGCTTTGAATGGAAAACGAAAGACCAGATGAGATTATGTTCCATGTTTTTCCATAATTTAGACTTTGAAGAATTATTCCATTACCTGTGGATAGAAGAATGCCCTTGTAAAATGAGATATCAAATAGGGTATTGTTTGTTGGTGTTTTTTGCGTCTCCCAATTTATCCCACCATCTATGGTATGCAAAACCAATCCATTTTCTCCGACAACCCAGCCCTCTTTTGGATTAAGGAAGAAGAGGGAAAGCTTTGTGTTTGTGCCTTCATAGGCTTTGTTCCAAGCCTTTCCTCCATCATGGGTTTTAAGAATTACCCCATTTCCAACCGTAAAACCATAGCTTTCGTCTAAAAATTTAATCTTGAAAAGGTCTGCGTTTGTTGGGCTAATAGCAAGGTTGTAATTTTTTCCACCATCTTCAGTTATCAAGATTATCCCCTTTTCTCCCACAATGCATCCTTTATTTTCATTTGTAAAGTCAATTCCGTAAAGGTTAAGTTTGGTTGGGATTGCCTGTCTATAAAAGGAATTTCCATCCTCTGTTTTAAAGACCAAGCCATTTTCTCCCACCACCCAGCCGGTATTTGTGCTTACAAAGGATATGCCAAAGAAGGTTGAGGTAGAAGCTAATGTAAAGGTAGAATTCTTTTCTATATTTCCCACAATACCCTCATCCCCACATATCCAGCCATTATCAATATCTAAAAGGTGAGAGGTTATTCCTTGGCTTTTCTTTGTCCAACCAGTGATTGAAGGAGGGGTTGGTGCGGGTCTTGGATTTGTTATTCCTTCATACGATGAAAGGCAAGGAAGATATAGGATGCCACCAGGGCTTTGGACTAATTTTATTCTATCAACGGGATATGTTCCCCAGTAATTTTTTCTTGCATCTAGTAATGAATTTGATGAATTGTTTATGTTTATTGGATTATCAAGCAGGCTTTTTCTGATGAATACC
This region of bacterium genomic DNA includes:
- a CDS encoding YCF48-related protein gives rise to the protein IYGSLNTQGLSNAPVVFTGYSQANGYWDGLEVYGYANLNYTNILYGGYPHYAKASNLYVEGRLTLNNCLIGSSSNYGIWINNGEASIENCSFLNNYYGVWAKNGNTTILYSKIFNNQIGILTNTGRVFIRKSLLDNPININNSSNSLLDARKNYWGTYPVDRIKLVQSPGGILYLPCLSSYEGITNPRPAPTPPSITGWTKKSQGITSHLLDIDNGWICGDEGIVGNIEKNSTFTLASTSTFFGISFVSTNTGWVVGENGLVFKTEDGNSFYRQAIPTKLNLYGIDFTNENKGCIVGEKGIILITEDGGKNYNLAISPTNADLFKIKFLDESYGFTVGNGVILKTHDGGKAWNKAYEGTNTKLSLFFLNPKEGWVVGENGLVLHTIDGGINWETQKTPTNNTLFDISFYKGILLSTGNGIILQSLNYGKTWNIISSGLSFSIQSIKEFLITTENGGIFQYPFIY